The proteins below are encoded in one region of Paenibacillus sp. YYML68:
- a CDS encoding NAD kinase — protein MNYNVVNRGDEVSIQLMNTFHDLIQRQGLTLEENNPDIVLSIGGDGTMLHAFHRYKEQLDHIAFVGIHTGRLGFFADWKPDEVELLAELMGESARQNDLRIVKYPLVEIQIMTPHGIETQLALNEFTLKGADATLVAELHINDELLETFRGDGICISTPSGSTAYNKSLGGAIVHPSLDAIQIAEIASINNRVYRTLGSPILLPKHHHCDIYPRAGQNIVLTLDHICLQRSDIVSIRSMTAAGKKVKFARFRPFPFWSRVREAFIGYERL, from the coding sequence TTGAACTATAATGTGGTGAACCGCGGAGACGAAGTATCGATTCAGCTGATGAATACGTTTCACGATTTAATCCAACGGCAAGGTCTGACGCTGGAGGAGAACAATCCGGACATCGTATTGTCGATCGGCGGAGACGGCACGATGCTGCATGCCTTCCATAGGTACAAGGAGCAGCTCGATCATATCGCATTCGTTGGGATACATACGGGGCGACTGGGCTTTTTTGCGGATTGGAAGCCGGATGAGGTGGAGCTGCTGGCAGAGCTGATGGGCGAGAGCGCCCGACAGAACGACTTGCGGATCGTCAAGTATCCGTTGGTCGAGATTCAGATTATGACGCCGCATGGCATTGAGACGCAGCTGGCGCTGAATGAATTCACGCTGAAGGGTGCGGACGCCACACTCGTGGCAGAGCTGCATATCAATGACGAGCTGCTGGAGACGTTCCGCGGCGACGGCATCTGCATCTCGACTCCGTCAGGCAGCACAGCGTACAACAAGAGTCTCGGAGGCGCTATCGTTCACCCTTCTCTCGATGCGATCCAGATCGCAGAGATTGCTTCCATTAACAACCGCGTATATCGGACGCTCGGCTCGCCCATCCTACTTCCGAAGCACCATCATTGCGACATCTATCCTCGGGCGGGACAGAACATTGTGCTCACCCTTGACCATATTTGCCTGCAGCGCAGCGACATCGTCTCGATTCGAAGCATGACCGCCGCCGGGAAAAAAGTAAAGTTCGCCCGCTTCCGGCCGTTCCCGTTCTGGAGCCGCGTACGCGAAGCCTTCATCGGCTACGAAAGACTGTAG